In the Streptomyces sp. NBC_00525 genome, one interval contains:
- a CDS encoding Rossmann-like and DUF2520 domain-containing protein, producing the protein MNATAPQGPLDARDRPARLTVGVVGAGRVGPALAASLALAGHRPVAVSGVSDASVRRAADLLPDVPLVPPAEVLARAELVLLTVPDDALPGLVEGLAETGAVRPGQLLVHTSGRYGTKVLDPARRAGALPLALHPAMTFTGTSVDVQRLAGCSFGVTAPDELRLAAEALVIEMGGEPEWVAEESRPLYHAALALGANHLVTLVAQSMELLRTAGVTAPDRMLGPLLGAALDNALRSGDAALTGPVARGDAGTVAAHIGELRAHAPQTVAGYIAMARATADRALAHGLLKPELAEDLLVALADDGTPGGTSGAGPGTGGPGPGTGPHGNGPHGNGPEESR; encoded by the coding sequence GTGAACGCAACAGCTCCCCAGGGGCCCCTCGACGCGAGGGACCGCCCCGCCCGGCTCACCGTCGGCGTGGTGGGGGCGGGCCGCGTCGGCCCCGCCCTGGCCGCGTCCCTGGCCCTCGCCGGGCACCGGCCGGTCGCCGTCTCGGGCGTCTCCGACGCCTCGGTGCGGCGTGCCGCCGACCTGCTCCCCGACGTCCCGCTCGTCCCGCCCGCCGAGGTCCTCGCGCGCGCCGAGCTGGTCCTGCTCACCGTCCCCGACGACGCCCTGCCCGGACTCGTCGAGGGCCTGGCCGAAACCGGCGCCGTCCGCCCCGGACAGCTCCTCGTCCACACCTCGGGGCGGTACGGGACGAAGGTCCTGGACCCCGCCCGCCGGGCCGGCGCCCTGCCGCTCGCCCTGCACCCGGCGATGACGTTCACCGGCACCTCCGTGGACGTGCAGCGGCTGGCCGGCTGCTCCTTCGGGGTCACCGCCCCGGACGAGCTGCGGCTCGCCGCGGAGGCGCTGGTCATCGAGATGGGCGGCGAGCCCGAGTGGGTCGCCGAGGAGTCCCGCCCGCTCTACCACGCGGCCCTCGCCCTCGGCGCGAACCACCTGGTCACGCTGGTCGCCCAGTCGATGGAGCTGCTGCGCACCGCCGGGGTCACCGCCCCCGACCGGATGCTGGGCCCGCTCCTCGGCGCCGCCCTGGACAACGCCCTGCGCTCCGGCGACGCGGCGCTCACCGGCCCGGTCGCGCGCGGCGACGCCGGCACGGTCGCCGCCCACATCGGCGAGCTGCGCGCCCACGCCCCGCAGACGGTCGCCGGCTACATCGCGATGGCCCGCGCCACCGCCGACCGCGCCCTCGCCCACGGCCTGCTCAAGCCGGAACTGGCCGAGGACCTGCTGGTCGCCCTCGCCGACGACGGCACCCCCGGCGGCACATCCGGCGCCGGGCCCGGCACGGGCGGGCCGGGCCCCGGCACCGGCCCCCACGGCAACGGCCCTCACGGCAACGGACCGGAGGAGTCCCGATGA
- a CDS encoding threonine aldolase family protein — translation MAYMSAQETNVASDGGTDAADTGETARLRRLTAWRRAERALGRLPQDRTLGEQLAALAAQAATVTDPALPADIYGDGVVGELERRVAGLLGTEAAVFFPTGTMAQQVALRCWAGRTGNPVVALHPLAHPEVHENGALGAVSGLRTVHPTTAPRLPSADEVQDFPEPFGTLMLELPLRDAGFVLPSWEELEAVVAAARDRDAVVHFDGARLWECATHFGRTLPEIAALADSVYVSFYKSLGGISGAALAGSASLVEEARLWRHRYGGMLYQQFPAAVAALAGLDRELPRLPAYVAHAGTVAGALAEGFEAAGTGWFRVHPQRPHTHQFQVWLPYDAGVLTDAALRQAEETGTVLFRRWFTPDTGAPGTAVTEVTVTEAGLEWTAQDVRDAVAAFLARLPAKG, via the coding sequence ATGGCATACATGAGCGCGCAGGAAACGAACGTGGCCTCGGACGGCGGGACGGACGCGGCGGACACCGGGGAGACCGCGCGGCTGCGCAGGCTCACCGCCTGGCGGAGGGCCGAACGCGCCCTGGGCCGGCTCCCCCAGGACCGCACGCTCGGCGAACAGCTGGCCGCCCTGGCAGCCCAGGCCGCCACGGTCACCGACCCGGCCCTCCCGGCGGACATCTACGGGGACGGGGTCGTCGGTGAGCTGGAGCGCCGGGTCGCCGGCCTGCTGGGCACGGAGGCCGCCGTGTTCTTCCCGACCGGGACGATGGCGCAGCAGGTCGCGCTCCGCTGCTGGGCGGGCCGCACCGGCAACCCCGTCGTCGCCCTGCACCCGCTCGCCCACCCGGAGGTGCACGAGAACGGCGCGCTGGGCGCGGTGAGCGGGCTGCGCACCGTCCACCCGACGACCGCGCCGAGGCTGCCCTCGGCCGACGAGGTCCAGGACTTCCCGGAGCCGTTCGGCACCCTGATGCTGGAGCTGCCGCTGCGGGACGCCGGATTCGTGCTGCCCTCCTGGGAGGAGCTGGAGGCCGTGGTGGCCGCCGCCCGCGACCGGGACGCGGTGGTCCACTTCGACGGGGCCCGGCTGTGGGAGTGCGCCACGCACTTCGGGCGGACACTGCCGGAGATCGCCGCGCTCGCGGACAGCGTGTACGTGTCGTTCTACAAGTCCCTGGGCGGGATCTCCGGGGCCGCGCTCGCCGGTTCCGCCTCGCTGGTCGAGGAGGCCCGCCTCTGGCGCCACCGGTACGGGGGCATGCTCTACCAGCAGTTCCCGGCGGCGGTCGCGGCGCTGGCCGGGCTGGACCGGGAGCTGCCCAGGCTGCCCGCGTACGTGGCGCACGCCGGGACGGTCGCCGGGGCGCTGGCCGAGGGGTTCGAGGCGGCCGGCACGGGCTGGTTCCGGGTGCATCCGCAGCGGCCGCACACCCATCAGTTCCAGGTGTGGCTGCCGTACGACGCCGGCGTGCTGACCGATGCGGCGCTGCGGCAGGCCGAGGAGACCGGCACGGTTCTCTTCCGCCGCTGGTTCACGCCGGACACCGGCGCGCCGGGCACGGCGGTCACCGAGGTGACGGTGACGGAGGCCGGTCTGGAGTGGACCGCCCAGGACGTGCGGGACGCGGTGGCCGCGTTCCTGGCCCGGCTGCCCGCGAAGGGCTGA